The following nucleotide sequence is from Mucilaginibacter sp. cycad4.
CGGGATATCAGTCGTTGTATTATTAAAACGGTAGCTTAAAGCCGAGCCAATGTCCAAAACACTTAAATACAATGTTTTTGACCAGCTGTCTTTTGCACTGCTTCCGAAACTGAATGCGAAACCGATCGGAGCTGTCACACCAAAAGTTCCGTATTTAAATAGTTTAGTATTCGTTTGCCTGTTTCGTTCTGTGCCAACATAAAGACCAGGGTATGCGCTTAAAGCGACTGAAAAGTTGGATTTCCGGATTACCTGGTAGGACTGGACAGGTGCAGCGTAATTTTCAATTACCGCTTTTATCTCATCAGATGACTTTGCTGCAACCATATCATTGGCAAAAGCCAGTATGTTTTTAAGCGGCGTAAGCCATTTTATGTTCTTTTCTGAACCCACAACAGTCGTAATCAAAGAGATTGCAGCGTTTGTCGCTTTAGGCAGGCTATTTGATCGGATGGCTTTCGCAATATCTATCGCATCTTTAAGACTCGAAAGCATCATCGTATATTGTTCTTTATTGACTTCATCGGGGTTAACGATAGAAAAGGTTGATTTTATAAGACCGGTAAGTAATTCGGAATTGCTCAAGAAAAAATCCAGCGCGGTTTGTTTTTGATCCGCAAGGGAAATGGCGCCGGGATTCGCTTTAAGTTTTTGGAAATCTGATATTTTATTATCGATGTTTTGAGCCAGAACAACGAAGTTGTAAATGTCATTGAAACGCTGTTGGAGTTTATCATTTTTAGCTAAATCAAGCAAACTATTGCTAAATTCTTTGCTGTCAAATAACTGCGGATATTTATCGTAGAGCAACGCGAAAAAAATTCGGATAATGTCGGGATTTAGTTTTGAAACGGTTTTAAGCTCAATCCACTTATCCCCCGTCTTTCCCATTAAGTTTTGAGAAAGCATATCAGTAAGTGCGATGATATAGGTGCTTTTTAGTTTAGCCGAACTATTATAAGGGTTCTGAAGCGCAACGGTATGTAATGCGGTAGAGGGATGATCTCCATTAGCCATCTGGTTAATGAAGGCATACATTGAACTGCCAATAGTAAAGGCATCTTTGTTAGCATCCGGCATCCCCTCGAAATGATTGCGCTTTATATAGTAGAAGAAGTTGTCCGTTAAATTTGCCAGGTCATCCGCAAATGCATCTTTATAGGTCGCACCCATACTCGGAAGATTGAAAATATTATTGTCTTTGAAAGTGGACCAGGTCTTCGGCAATAATTCCCGGATTTCTTTATTCTCGTCCAAAGTTTGCTTGAATTTTTGGAGGTAGGCAATGGTCAATTCCTGTTTAATACGGTCACGTAAGAAATCTGCAAATGCCTGTACGTAATTCGTTACATCAAAGCTGCCTGCTAAATCACCAATGCCTGCGTTCAGTTCACTGTACTTTGGCGCCGGATATAATTTAGTGAAATCAATGTCTTTGACAAATGGATTTTTATCCTTCCAGTTTCCATAATTGTCACCGTAAATGTTTTTCAATCGTTCTGCGTCAATAAATCGCACCAGGACTTTCTTCATCTGTTCGGTTTTGACCGATTTTGAGTTGCCCTGGTGAAACCAGTAGGCCTCAATTTTTATTGCAGCCCAGATCGCCCTGTCCAAGGCGTCATCATCTTCAATAACGGTTAAATCTACAGGAGAAGTTGAATCATGATTTTCGTTTGAGCTGTTAGCGCCAGCTAATTGAACAGTAATTTCATTATCCTCATCAGTGCCGTATTTAACAGTCAATTCTTTCGCGCCATTTGGAATCTTAAACTTCTTGGAAATTGCATTTCCACTTCCGGCTGTTGTTCCGGTTAAAGGATTTCCGCCATTGTACTCCATTGTCAGCTCATTGGCTTTTTTCATGGAAAGAATTTTTTCCACGATCAGGATCTCACCCGCGGTCAGTTCAGGTAATTTTTTTGCGGTTATCAGGTCGTAATTAATTTTTTTAGTTGTTTGAGCACTGCACGTCAAAGAAAACAACAGGAGGATAAAGGCGAGGGGCCGTTTCATATTGTTAAAGCTTAAGTTTAAAATGATTGAGCATCCGTTGAATCGGGATAACATAGCTTGACAATGCATCCGATCCTATTAAAAGGCCGATTATTTTGCTTCCGAGAACTACAGGACAGCCTGAATCTCCATGATCGCTTGCATTACTTATTTGTATGAGGTTGTCCTTGAAGTACGTCTGGCCGGAAAGCTCAAACTTTTGAGAGGCATTAACTGATTGAATTATACCAAACTTTTCACCGCTTTGGGCGCCATATAAAACAACCGGTTTGGCCTCGTAATCTACATCTCCGAACACGTCCAGGTGCCCGTTGATTTTTTTGCCGTTGAACGTTGTGTTGAACAAGGAAACACCTGGATTTAGCCTTATGATTCCGATATCACTCCATTCGTCGAATTGGCCCTGATACAAAAAGCCGATCCTATTGTTAAGGTTTGGAGCCTTCGTCCATGAAGGCATGTTACAGTCCAGTACGGCGGTGTCATCATCAGCTGAGTAATTAAATATTTTTTTTAAAAGAAGGTCTGGCGCTACGACGTGGTAATTAGTAAGGATGTAATCACCGGAATTGTTAGTAGCAGAACCCTTTACCCTGATCCCACAACTTCCAAACTCGTTTAATTTTGCCCTGGAAATACTATCTCCGAGCGCATGGCTTTTAAATATACTGTTGGTGGATAATATAATCGATGTGTTGATCTTAAAACCCTTGAAATACAATGCTGCGGGAATATTTACTGACGTCAGATTTGCAGATTGAAATTTAAGGAGATAAATAGGATCATGTTCAATTCCCACACCATTAATTGTTGGATAAAGTTCGCGGAATTTTCGCCAGAAATAACCTTTTGCCTCTGTATAAAGCAACATAGTGTTTTCCTTTTTTTTTCCAATATCAGTTGTAGCCATGGCGAATTCTATCTCCTCTATACCTCCGCTCCAGTAATAGCAAAGGTCTTCGCTATTATGGTACCAAATTGCATTTCCTTCGATATCATCGCCAATGACTGCTGCGTCAATACTTAAAACATCGCCGGGGCTTTTATAGGTTTTTATTGTTGCATTTACGGATGGTGATCCAATCCGGGCATTTAGATATTTGCTTACGGTGATTTTCATTATCCAACGGGTTTGATTGGGGGATTGGTTAAACCGCCGGTATTTTTACTGCTGTCGTCGGGCTTGGCCCCCGTGCCTCTCAGCTGTACCAGCCTGTTTAACAGATCGAACCAGAATGTTGACCCTAAGGAAATCGCAAGAGCAGTGAGTAAGTATCCCGGCGATAGCTTGCCTGGATATTTAAAATGAGTAGCATTTTTACATGCCGGCGAATAATTCCTTATCATTAAATTTAATTGCCCCTGCTGTTGTTTAATTCTCTTAAAACCGTTGGATGTCGAATCTTTCTTTTTTTTCAAGTCATTTTCTGCCGTTATTAGTTCCGACTGTTGTTTTTGAAAAATGCGGCAGACCAGGCAGCTATCATTCTCAGGATTATTTATTGATAGGATTTGTGAGGCCTGGGCAATATCTGCTCTGACCGTAGTGCTCGCAGCCTTGAGCGTTTCATCATCCATTGTAGCAGTTTGAGTATTCTCTTTGGTGCCCCGGCTGATTGCAAGCTGTACAAGGTCATTTCGGGCAGTACTGTTTTTTGCAAGTAACTTGTAAATCGCAATTGTATCAACATGAAAGGCATTGGCAATAAAAAGGCCAATAAAAAACAGGATCAGTTTTGTTTGTTTAGTGTACCAACCAGAAACACGGTCCATAGTCTGATTATACCAACCTTCCAGGTTTAATTTGAACTGGTTAATATCGCCGGACGCATCGTTCCAGAGCTGGGCCATATGTTCGCATGTTTCCTTTTGGATTTTTATCGAGTTGCCTGCGGGGCCGTTAGTGAGTTTAGTAGTAAAAAGTACATTCTTAATTCGATCAGCAGCATTTGCTGTACCACTTGCCTGGCTGCCCTGAAGCAAATACACTATTGTTTGCGAAAATGCCGTAGGGTCTATATAGGCGGGCTTATTATTCCAACTACTTTCGGTGAGGTATTTAATGGTTGGGTATTGATAAAATGCCTTAAAAAGGGAATTATCCATGCCCAGGTATGGGAAAAAAAAGCGCTGAATATTCTGCTTCACTTCATAAAATACTCTTTTTAATGTGGCAGTATGTTTGACTTCTTGGTCCTGCAACATTCTCCGAACTCCTTTTTGAAGCATTCTTGACCGTAGCGTCAACCATCGCGCAACGATCTCTTGTATTATAGTTGCAAGCAGGCTGTAAATTAGGAAAACAAATACTAATCCTATAAATACATTAAAAGCGACATTGTCGAACATGATAATTGTGTTTAGGTTAAAAAAATATCTTTTAAAAAAAATAATAGTCTAATAATGAGCGTTATATGCCTAAGTTACAGTTCGTAATATATAAAAAAGAAAAATATTATTGGTGCTTCTTGCTAAATGTTTTTCTTTTTTTTATTAAAATAAGGATCAAAACCGGGCGAAGGAAAGCAATTGTATTTTTAGTAGTAGTTTCTCCAAACGGACGGAGAGTGAATTAAATTAAAGACTAAACTTTAAAACCGGGGATTGACTCTATTTACGCACAATCAGGGCTCTCTAAATTTGCTAATATGAGTTCAGAAGATTCGTTTGCCCAATGAGGCGGTTTGATTTCAGCTGCCCGGGCAAAGCTAAAACTGCTCCAATGTACTTAATGAATCGAATTCCTTAACGCATAGTCCCGGTTACGGACAGTTAGGGATCAAAAATCAAAGGTTTATATAGTTCGATATCATGCAGACGATAGCCCTTATCCGCATGTCCCAAAAAAATTGAAGATTTTGGCTAATTGAAATCGCACAGCAACATCAAACAAGGCTAAAGAAAAATTGCGATACCTTATTTGAATTCCCAAATCATGACAACTATGATGGAATAATAGTAATGTCGGACATGCAATAAAGATCCTTGTTTTACATATCAGCAAAGGCATCAACTCATTTCAGAATTCAAGGATTGATGAATATTTGAAAATTATGGGTATCTATTAATAACACATTTAATTTGCAATAGGTTTAGACGTTGTCTCTAACAGGTATTCGTAATAATACAACCATTGATGCCGAATTATAGTCAGCCTAAACTTTACTCATATCAAATGGCAGTTTCCTAATCCACTTTCCGGTAAGATCAAAAATAGCTTCTGTCAGCGCCGGTATCCTTTAGCGCATAATAAACTGAGCGAACGGTTTCTTTAATTTATTTCTTTCTCATTTTTACATACGCCAGGATGCCGGCCAAAAAGATTACCAATCCCGTAACTATCCGTACCACATAATATTCATCACGTTTTCGGTATGGTGCATTTATAAGCGAATTGGGTTGCATATATAAATGGCCATTTTTATTGTCGAGTATCAGGTTGAACCTTTTTAGCAGATCGTTGCCCAGGATCATATGCAGCCCTTCTTTACCCATATCCCGTGTCTTATATTCAAATCCTGAAAGCTGGTAATTGCCGATGCGTAGCTTTGGGGTAATCGTCTCATCCAAACCGATCATGCCTGACAGTTCGGTCATTATCCGGTAAGCCATTGGAGCATCCAAGCTATTTAAAATAGAGGTGCGCGCACCTGTGTCAAACATGACCCAACCTGTTTGTGTATTGTTACGAATGGTAAGATTTACTGCTATGTACGGTATAACGCCGCCATCAAGTACCATGTCGTGACGGGAATAAGCGGTTATTTGAGGGGGTATGACATCATGAACAACTAATATTTTCTTGTTGTAGTTGATTTCCAGGATTTTGTCTCTAAATAAAGAATTGCCGATTAAAAGGTCTTCGTAATCTTTCATATTACCGGCTACAGCGATGGCCACGCTGTCCCAAACCAGGTTCCCGATTTGCAGAAGATTTTTACTGGCCGACTGTACCTGGTTTACACCATCCGAATTGGTAAGGGTAACCTTCCCATCAAAATTCATTTTTACTTTCCCAACGGAAGTTTTATTGATGAGGGTTCCTCCTGCGCCCAGATCGAGCTGTATATTGGTGACCTTCGAGCCATTTAGTTTTGCGTTTACGTATATTTTACGATTGTCGCCCAATGTAAATGGAATGGTATCTGGCCCGGCGTCGGCAATTTTTCTTGTGGAAGCATTAAGGTTTTTGTACCGGGCTGAAATGCGGGTATAGCAGCTGTCTTCTCCGTTCAGTAAAATGATAAAGTCATAATTCTTTCCATAGGCGACATCAAATGAAATGGAATCAAGATCTGTGATGAAAGTCACTTTATGGGGTTTCTCAGGAATTTCAGGGTAGTAATAATCAGGTTTCCTTTCAGGCATAATCGCCCAGTAACCCGGCTTAAAGTGCTTTCCGTCCCTGATGCTGGCGGTTTTGGAAGAAGCCCGTACAACAGGCAGATGGCTTTGCGCAAAGGCGAATTGCCCTAACGTTAAAAGGAGAGCAGTTACAAATCCACATGCCATGGTCAGCATCCCTATAGTTGACCTTAAAGTTTTCATTTATCCGCTTTTAATGATTAGACTGGAGTGGCGTTATCAGGTTACAGTTTCGGAGGTAACAAAACCTGCCTTTCCCTGATCGACATAGAAAAGGAAAAATCATTCCCTTTTCATATAATCAATTCCGATTACCGGTTTTGGCTTCACGCACCGTTGTATTACCCTTAAATTTATAAACTATACTCAGGCGGTAACGAGCACCATTAAAGCGGCTCATAGTAGAGAATACATAACCCGGCCCGGTGGTTGTGGTACGATAACGGCGCGAATCAAAGATGTTGGTAACATCGGTCACCACAGAAAGCCGGTCAGCAAGCAGGTTTTTACTGATGCCGAAGTCCGCCCAGTGGGTGGCCCGGTTGCGGCTCTGCGCGTTTGCCGAAGGGCCGTTATAATAATAACGTCCCTGGGCACTCAGCGTTTTAGCCAGCTTCCATTGTGCGCTGAACCTTCCTGAAGAAGAACCGCCGGAAAAGCCAAAATCAAAGCCACGATAAGTCCCCGATTGCCGGAAGTGATACAAATTAAGATCGGCATTGAGTTGCAGCACATTCAACGGATTATACATCACATTCAACTCAAAACCCTGTCTGGTCTCACGGGTTATATTAACAGGAAGCGTAATAAACGTACCCTCTGTATTACGGAAGGTGTAATCCGTTATCGGGTGCTGAGAATCCTGAACATATAACGACGGGTTAACTGTCAACGTGCCGCCCCGGTAAAGGAACCCGGATTCGTAGAGGTTTGAATAGGCAGGGTTCAGATCAGGGTTGCCGGTATTTTGTGCGTTAAGGTCCGTCAATTCCATATAAGGAGAAAGCTGGTAGAGCGAAGGGCGACTGATGCGACGGCTGTAATGTACCTGCAATGTTGAAACGGTGCTCAGGGAATAATCCAGGTGCAATGTCGGGAACAGGCGTACATAGTCCTTGCGGCTTTGATATTGACCATCCCGGCCGGATGCACGGATGCCGGTGATTTCAAGGCGAAGCCCGCCGAGACACCTGAGCTTTCCTGCTTTACTTTCCAACTGCGCATAACCGCTATGGATACGTTCGCTGTAATCCAACCCGTTATCGAGGCCTTTATAAATCAGATAATCGTCCCCGGTTTGCTGTTGGGCAAAAAAATCGTACTGCACATGCCGGTTCTCGGTCTTGATACCCAGTTCGAGCAAGGTTTCTTTGCCTATGGGCTGCGCCCAATCCGATTGAACCAGCAGGTCGCGGTTCTCATTACGGGTATTCGTACGGATGTTTGGATAGCCGAAAGATACGGGATAAATCTTCCGGGTAGCCAAGGCCCAGTCCTTGTTACTGTCCCACCAATCGTATTGAAGGTCAACAGTCCACTTTTGTTTGGCATGGGAAAACAACTGTGTATAATTATATTCCAGTTGGTTGTAGTTTCGCTGCTCCCATGATTCGCCGTTCCGTACCAGCGCGCTGTCTGGCGCCGGGCTACTGTAGTTATAGTTCAGTACTGTTTTGTCGTGATCATGCGTCCCGTTCCAGAGATAGGCAGCGGTCATGGTACGCTTGTCGCTGATAAAGTAATCGGCACCGAGGTATAGCATTTTCCCGTCGTCGTGCCTTTTCTCGTCCTGCCCCATCTTCAGGCTGCTGGCACCGGTAACCTGATCGGTGGTGTAGAGCCCTTTATAATCTGACTTACGCATACCAAGGGTAGAAAAAAAGTTAAACTTATCCGACTTATAGTTCAGACTGGGATTGATCCGGGTATCATTGGGTACCCCTGCCACTGCCTTCAGTTGTCCGTTAAAGCCCGACTTTTTATTTTTTTTCAGGACAATATTAATAATACCCGCACTGCCCGAAGCATCATAACGCGCTGAAGGGCTGGTGATCACTTCGATACGCTCTACCTGGTCGGCCTGCAATTGCTCTAAGGCGCTCCCCTGTGTGAGCCCCGAGCGCCGCCCGTTCACCAATACAGTAACGCCTGTATTGCCGCGTAAACTAACCTCGCCCTGCGGGCTAACGGCAACTGAGGGGATGCCGTTCAACGCGTCACTGACAGAACCATTTTGAGAAAGGACATCCTTGCCTATTTCAAAAACTTTTTTATCAGGCTGTAGGTGCAGGGCAAGTTGCTGGCCGGAAACCGTTACTTCGTTGAGCTGAAGTGCATCTGGTATCATTAACAAATTGCCCAGATCAGTGCCGGCACCGGTAAGTGTCACGCTTTGGGAAAGGGGCTCATAACCTACAAAGCTACAATTCAGCATAAAAACGCCCTCTTTATTTAGCTTTAGTACAAATTTGCCTTTTACATCGGTCATAGTGCCTAAAACCGGTTTGCCGGTTGTATCCAGCAGGCTTACCGTTGCATATGCAATAGGGTGATGTGTATTGCGGTCGGCTAATGTTCCGCTAAGGGTCTGGGCTTTAGTGCCGGGCCTGCTCAGCCAAATAAAAAGAAAAAGGATCAGGATGGTTCTCATGCCACAAGATTAAAGAGCGGCAACGGGTATGGCTCAAAAAAACATGCGAACGGCACCAGCGGCTTTCCTGCTGCACTAAAAAGTAAAAGGCGATTGCCTACCTTTATCGTATGCAAAAATGGTGTATCTTTCTTCTGTTCCTGCAGCTTGTTGTTTTTACCTCCTGCCAGCGGGAGATCCGTTACGAAGCATCGGATGCGGTAATCAGCCGGCCAGATACCACTTTTACTGCACGTGTGGAGATCAATCTGCAGGAAAAAAAGTTCAGTTCACCCCTGGGCCTGCTTGTGCACAGTTTCGGCGCCTTTGTGGTATATTGGGATGGTGTTAGGGTTGGACAGAATGGGGTGCCGGCTGCTCCGGGCCGGCCTGAAGTACCCGGTACGGAAACAAGCTATTACCAGGTTCCGGACAAACTTTCAGGCCTCGGCAAACACGAGGTCGTGATCAGGGGAACCCAAAAATACCTGCTGGAAGCCGAGCGTGAGGTAATGGCCAAACCAGACAGCTACCTGAAAATGCTGCGTCAGCCGCTTGTCGAACTTTCCCTGGTCAACCTGATGGCGGGCGCCTTTCTTATCGCCGCCATCTACTACACGTTTTTGTATGCCAACAGCAGGCACAAGCAACGTACAACCTTACTTTTCGCGCTGGTCTGCTTTCTGTTCTTCACACTGCTGGCTATGGAATATCTGAAATATTATATCGATATTCCCTATACGCAGTTTTATACCCGCCTAATCATTGTAGGCTGGCTTACCTTTGCGATAGCGGTTCTCATCCCTTTGTATTTCGCGGTTTACTTTAACGTGCCGTACAAGCTACCGCTCATAGTCATATTGCTTGTTACTTTGTCATCCATATATATTCTTGAGTATGGTCACTATGATCTGACAACCCATTTATACAGTCTGATACTATGGATCGCATCGGTACTGCTCTTGTTGTACGCCCTGGCCAAAAGGCAGCGGGGAAGCGTGTTGGTGCTGTGCGGTTTTGCAGCTTCTATGGTCATTAACCAGTATATATTTTACGATTTTGGGTTATATATCGCCTTTACGATGATCCTGCTTTGCATCCTTTACCTGCAAACCCTCGGGGCAAAACAACTGGAGGAAGCGCACCATGCATCGCTGTTGTTGTCTTCCCGCTTGCAACTGGAACTCATCAAAAAAAATATCCAACCGCACTTTTTGCGTAATACCCTCACTTCCCTTATGGACTGGGTGGAAGAATCTCCTGCACAGGGTGTTCAGTTCATTCAGGCACTCTCGCAGGAATTTGACCTGATGAACAAAATTGCTGAACATTCGCTTATCTCCATCCGGCAGGAGATCGACCTTTGCAGGCAACACTTGTTGGTTATGCAGTTCCGTAAGGAGGTTACGTATATATGGGAAGAGAAGGGAATACAGGATGATGAATTGATCCCGCCGGCAATTATTCATACCCTGCTGGAGAATGGGATAACACATAGCGCCCCGTTCCATGACGGCAGCATACGTTTCCTGCTTGCATTTTTGCACATGAACACTCATAAACAGTATACCTTTGAGGTATTTGCAGAGAACCGGATAAAAAACGGACGTAAAAGCGGCAACGGCTTTCGTTATATTGAAGCGCGCTTGAAAGAAAGTTATGGTGACCGGTGGGGCTTTACTTCAGAACCTTTTGCAGGAGGCTGGCGAAGTATAATCCGCATTGACTTATGAATGTTTTGATCATAGAAGACGAGGCCCGGATAGCCAAACGGCTGGCGCGCATGGCCAGGGCATATTTTGAGCAGCAGCTAACGCTAACTCTATGCGACACGCTGTCCAAAGGCCTGGAGTTCATGGAACATTCACCCGTTGATGTGCTGTTACTGGACCTGAACCTGAATGGCGAAGACGGTTTTGAAGTGCTGGAGACTATGGTGGCCCGGCCTTTCCATACCATTATCGTTTCGGCCTATACCGATAAAGCTATTACAGCTTTTTCTTATGGTGTATTAGATTTTGTGCCCAAGCCGTTTGATGAAGGCCGGTTGTTCCAGGCTTTTGGACGGCTGAATACCAGAAGCAAAATATCCGATAACGGGCTAAAGTACTTAGCGGTGAGAAAAGGGGGTATGATCAAAATGATAAAAGCCATACACCTCAACTATATTAAAGGCGCCGGTATTTACAGCGAACTTCATCTGGAGGACGGAAACCAGGAACTACATGACAAAAGCCTTGATGCGCTGGAACAACTCCTGCCTCCGGGTGAGTTTACCCGGATCCATCGCTCGTATATCGTCAGCCTGAAACAAGTGGAAAAGCTGGTCATCGAACCCGGCGGTAAGTATGCTGTTCGGCTAACAAATGGCAGATTGCTGCCGGTGGGCCGGTCACGATATAAAGAACTGCGCAGTAAAATGATTTAATCAATTAATTATCGCCCCAGGTTTAGTAGCAGCGCAAGTCGATAAACATTTTCTGTGGCTGTGAAGGCAGCAGCAGCCATGCACCCGTCTGGATCGAATTGAAATGATGCGTACATTTGTTGCAAATAAAGCAAGCCATCTATGAAGAAAATTGGATTTTTATCATTTGGACATTGGTCCGACCATCCTTCCTACAACACCCGTACGGCAGGGGATACCTTGCTTCAGTCGATTGACCTGGCTGTTGCGGCCGAAGAGATCGGTTTGGATGGCGCTTACTTTAGGGTGCACCATTTTGCGCGCCAGTTAGCATCGCCGTTTCCTTTGCTTTCTGCAATTGGCGCAAAAACCAGTAAAATAGAGATCGGAACAGGAGTGATTGATATGCGATACGAGAACCCGATGTACATGGTAGAGGATGCCGGTGCCGCCGATCTGATCTCCGGCGGGCGCTTACAATTAGGAATCAGCAGGGGTTCGCCGGAACAGGTGATCGACGGTTGGCGATATTTCGGTTACGAGCCTGCTGAAGGAGAAACTGATGCAGAAATGGGACGCCGCAAAGCACTGGAGTTTTTGGATAAACTGAAAGGGAAGGGGTTCGCGCAGCCCAACCCATACCCGATGTTTCCCAATCCACCTGGCTTGTTGCGCCTGGAACCGCACCCGGAAGGCTTGCATGAACGTATCTGGTGGGGCGCCGCCTCTAATGCTACCGCTATTTGGGCGGCCGAACACGGCATGCACCTGCAAAGTTCAACTTTAAAGTATGATGAAAGCGGTGAACCTTTTCATGTACAACAGGCTAAGCAGATCAGGTTATATAAAGACGCCTGGAAAAAAGCGGGACACGAACGGGGGCCACGAGTATCCGTAAGCCGGTCTATTTTTGCACTAATCACCGACCAGGACCGGTATTACTTTGGACAGCAAGCAAAAGCTGCCGATAGTTTCGGTTATATCGAAGCCGATAAACGTGCGGTCTTTGGAAAAAGCTATGCTGCCGAACCGGATCAGCTCATCAGGGAACTGGCCCGGGACGAAGCCATCCAGGAAGCCGATACGCTGCTGTTGACTATACCCAATACTTTGGGCGTCGATTACAATGTTCATGTGTTGTCGGCTATTCTGGAGCAAGTTGCCCCTGCACTGGGTTGGCGATAAAATAGCTACTTATTCACCCGTTTAACAAAGACAACATCAATAAATTGCCAGCTCAAGAGTGGGGGGCGGGTAGTTTTTTTCAGGCAGGGATAAACAATACAGCAATACAGGTTTACTTTCTTTCGGCCCCCTGGTAAACCATGGCGTTTTTAAAATTCTTCCTAAACTTTTTAATGTATTCAGAAGGTTTTAAATCAAATACCTTCTTAAACTGCTCGCGAAAATATTTGATATCTTTTATTCCAACAGCGTAAGCAGTTTCTAATATATTTAGATCGCTATGTACAAATAGCTGTGCAGCTTTTCGCAATCTGATAACCCTTATGAAGCTATTGGCTGGCTGACCTGAAATCATCTTGATTTTTTTGTAAATCCCCGAATAAGACATATTTAGTTCGGAGGCTAAGGATTGCAGATTAAAATCCGGATCAGTAATATGCTCTTCCACAATCCGGATACAGGAATCCAGAAACCTTTTGTATTCTATCGAGATAGTGTGCGGGTTATTGTTCAGTGTAATTTCATTATAAAAATATTGCTGAAGTGTGTTTCTGCTTTTAAGCAGCCCGCTAACCCGTGCTTTCAGGATATCTTTGTCAAAAGGTTTTCCGATATAATCATCGGCGCCCCTCTCAATACCCTTTAGTTTGATTTCGTTTGACGCACTTGCGGTTAAAAGGATGACAGGAATGTGAGAAGTTGTCATATTCCCTTTAGTAGCGGCACAAACTTCTATCCCGGTCATACCCTGCATCATGACATCGCATATAACGATATCCGGCCACTGCTCATTAACAATTTTGATTCCATCCTCACCATTCGGCGCTACAAGAACATTATATTCAAGTTTAAATATCTGGCGGAGATACTCTCTCATATCCTCGTGGTCATCGATAATTAACAGTGTTTTGAGTTCAGACACTGATACTTCCTCTCCAGGGTCTGCTGCAGGTACTATATCATTGGCTGTAGTTTCAGAATCTATCAATTCTTTTAAAAACTCAGAAGCAGTCGTTGGCTGTTCTGAGATAATTTGATCTTTTAGATGCGCTTTTCCTTTTTTAAAAGTAATTGTAAAGGCTGTT
It contains:
- a CDS encoding retropepsin-like aspartic protease yields the protein MKTLRSTIGMLTMACGFVTALLLTLGQFAFAQSHLPVVRASSKTASIRDGKHFKPGYWAIMPERKPDYYYPEIPEKPHKVTFITDLDSISFDVAYGKNYDFIILLNGEDSCYTRISARYKNLNASTRKIADAGPDTIPFTLGDNRKIYVNAKLNGSKVTNIQLDLGAGGTLINKTSVGKVKMNFDGKVTLTNSDGVNQVQSASKNLLQIGNLVWDSVAIAVAGNMKDYEDLLIGNSLFRDKILEINYNKKILVVHDVIPPQITAYSRHDMVLDGGVIPYIAVNLTIRNNTQTGWVMFDTGARTSILNSLDAPMAYRIMTELSGMIGLDETITPKLRIGNYQLSGFEYKTRDMGKEGLHMILGNDLLKRFNLILDNKNGHLYMQPNSLINAPYRKRDEYYVVRIVTGLVIFLAGILAYVKMRKK
- a CDS encoding histidine kinase produces the protein MQKWCIFLLFLQLVVFTSCQREIRYEASDAVISRPDTTFTARVEINLQEKKFSSPLGLLVHSFGAFVVYWDGVRVGQNGVPAAPGRPEVPGTETSYYQVPDKLSGLGKHEVVIRGTQKYLLEAEREVMAKPDSYLKMLRQPLVELSLVNLMAGAFLIAAIYYTFLYANSRHKQRTTLLFALVCFLFFTLLAMEYLKYYIDIPYTQFYTRLIIVGWLTFAIAVLIPLYFAVYFNVPYKLPLIVILLVTLSSIYILEYGHYDLTTHLYSLILWIASVLLLLYALAKRQRGSVLVLCGFAASMVINQYIFYDFGLYIAFTMILLCILYLQTLGAKQLEEAHHASLLLSSRLQLELIKKNIQPHFLRNTLTSLMDWVEESPAQGVQFIQALSQEFDLMNKIAEHSLISIRQEIDLCRQHLLVMQFRKEVTYIWEEKGIQDDELIPPAIIHTLLENGITHSAPFHDGSIRFLLAFLHMNTHKQYTFEVFAENRIKNGRKSGNGFRYIEARLKESYGDRWGFTSEPFAGGWRSIIRIDL
- a CDS encoding TonB-dependent receptor domain-containing protein, with product MRTILILFLFIWLSRPGTKAQTLSGTLADRNTHHPIAYATVSLLDTTGKPVLGTMTDVKGKFVLKLNKEGVFMLNCSFVGYEPLSQSVTLTGAGTDLGNLLMIPDALQLNEVTVSGQQLALHLQPDKKVFEIGKDVLSQNGSVSDALNGIPSVAVSPQGEVSLRGNTGVTVLVNGRRSGLTQGSALEQLQADQVERIEVITSPSARYDASGSAGIINIVLKKNKKSGFNGQLKAVAGVPNDTRINPSLNYKSDKFNFFSTLGMRKSDYKGLYTTDQVTGASSLKMGQDEKRHDDGKMLYLGADYFISDKRTMTAAYLWNGTHDHDKTVLNYNYSSPAPDSALVRNGESWEQRNYNQLEYNYTQLFSHAKQKWTVDLQYDWWDSNKDWALATRKIYPVSFGYPNIRTNTRNENRDLLVQSDWAQPIGKETLLELGIKTENRHVQYDFFAQQQTGDDYLIYKGLDNGLDYSERIHSGYAQLESKAGKLRCLGGLRLEITGIRASGRDGQYQSRKDYVRLFPTLHLDYSLSTVSTLQVHYSRRISRPSLYQLSPYMELTDLNAQNTGNPDLNPAYSNLYESGFLYRGGTLTVNPSLYVQDSQHPITDYTFRNTEGTFITLPVNITRETRQGFELNVMYNPLNVLQLNADLNLYHFRQSGTYRGFDFGFSGGSSSGRFSAQWKLAKTLSAQGRYYYNGPSANAQSRNRATHWADFGISKNLLADRLSVVTDVTNIFDSRRYRTTTTGPGYVFSTMSRFNGARYRLSIVYKFKGNTTVREAKTGNRN
- a CDS encoding LytTR family DNA-binding domain-containing protein, which translates into the protein MNVLIIEDEARIAKRLARMARAYFEQQLTLTLCDTLSKGLEFMEHSPVDVLLLDLNLNGEDGFEVLETMVARPFHTIIVSAYTDKAITAFSYGVLDFVPKPFDEGRLFQAFGRLNTRSKISDNGLKYLAVRKGGMIKMIKAIHLNYIKGAGIYSELHLEDGNQELHDKSLDALEQLLPPGEFTRIHRSYIVSLKQVEKLVIEPGGKYAVRLTNGRLLPVGRSRYKELRSKMI